A stretch of the Fusarium musae strain F31 chromosome 2, whole genome shotgun sequence genome encodes the following:
- a CDS encoding hypothetical protein (EggNog:ENOG41), protein MPDPVDKELQPSDTQAASLSPTNFEKSSDSDEDKIREFGEKDAERSEKIDEISEKDESRLADLEEIKTGATEASAITATASGTQAQQKKPWHKKLNPLRWGSPPPVPEKPVQSREHDAGFLSKLTFQWMGPLMHAGYRRPLEENDIWTVNPDRAVEPLTLQMKASFQKRVERGEKHPLFWAMHETFKGEFWTGGACALYTSIIQVISPFTLRYLIQFAADAYVANKTGGPPPHLGKGIGLAFGITLMQITQSLGTNHYIYRGMTVGGQSRGVLIGLIYEKSLVISGRAKAEGALQSNAPGAKDDAEDKKKAKKAKKAKPDASDGTGWGNGRITALQSVDTYRVDQASALFHMVWTSPILCLLTLALLLVNITYSALAGYGLLVIGMPFLTKAIRSLFHRRRAINLITDQRVSLTQEILQSVRFVKFFGWEKAFLERLGDFRNKEIHAIQILLAIRNALNAVSMSLPIFASMLSFICYSLTHSGLTAAEVFSSLALFNGLRIPLNLLPMVLGQVIDAWGSVQRIQEFLLQEEMVEDMTIDTTGDDAIRLERASFTWEKSHKEESEKSEKDKKHTQAQTPQHEPSGDDTSTLVEEREPFKLQDLSFEVKRNELVAVIGSVGSGKSSLLSALAGDMRKTDGHVTFGASRAFCPQYAWIQNTTLKNNIIFGKDMDKNWYKEVIQACALQADLDMLPNGDMTEIGERGITISGGQKQRLNIARAIYFDADIVLMDDPLSAVDAHVGRHIFDNAILGLLKDKCRILATHQLWVLSRCDRIIWMENGKIQAVDTFEKLMKDHKGFQSLMETTAVEEKREEATKPDDGEQPTADEKKKKKKEGAALMTQEEKASSSVSWSVYAAYVRASGSILNAPLVLFLLIVSQGANIVTSLWLSYWTSNKFNLSTGVYIAIYAALGVVQALLMFAFSVVLSILGTKSSKVMLRIAVTRVLRAPMSFFDTTPLGRITNRFSRDVDVMDNNLSDALRMFLLTMGMITSVFILIIAFYYYFVIALVPLYIAFVTAAMYYRASAREVKRFESVLRSHVFAKFGEGLTGVASIRAYGLQDRFINELRESIDNMNGAYYITFANQRWLSMRIDLIGVLLVFVTAILVVTSRFSINPSTGGLVLSYILSIVGMMQFSVRQLAEVENAMNAVERLYYYGTELEEEAPSHTVEVRKTWPEKGEIVFDNVEMRYRAGLPLVLSGLTMHVRGGERIGIVGRTGAGKSSIMSTLFRLVEISGGKITIDGLDISTLGLHDLRSRLAIIPQDPTLFRGTVRSNLDPFHEHTDLALWSALRQADLVPANAASPEEARRTNDPSRIHLDTPVEVDGLNFSLGQRQLMALARALVRGAQIIVCDEATSSVDMETDDKIQATMAVGFRGKTLLCIAHRLRTIIGYDRICVMDAGRIAELDTPMELWKRGGIFRSMCDRSGIRVEDIHGAKEEMGLVIGESSQQ, encoded by the exons ATGCCCGATCCTGTGGACAAGGAGCTTCAGCCCTCTGATACCCAAGCAGCTTCTCTCTCCCCCACAAATTTCGAAAAGTCCAGCGACTCAGATGAGGACAAGATAAGGGAGTTTGGAGAAAAGGACGCCGAAAGAAGCGAGAAAATTGATGAAATCAGTGAGAAAGATGAATCAAGGCTTGCAGATCTCGAGGAAATCAAGACTGGCGCAACTGAAGCTTCAGCAATTACAGCGACAGCATCAGGaactcaagctcaacagaagaagccatggcatAAGAAATTGAATCCTCTCCGCTGGGGCTCGCCACCTCCAGTTCCTGAAAAGCCAGTGCAGAGTAGGGAACATGATGCTGGTTTCCTCAGCAAGTTAACATTCCAATGGATGGGACCGTTGATGCAT GCTGGCTACCGAAGACCCCTGGAAGAGAATGACATCTGGACTGTCAATCCGGACAGAGCCGTGGAGCCACTGACTCTTCAAATGAAAGCATCGTTCCAGAAACGAGTTGAAAGAGGCGAGAAGCACCCCCTATTCTGGGCTATGCACGAGACCTTTAAGGGGGAGTTTTGGACGGGAGGCGCATGTGCCCTCTACACCAGCATTATTCAGGTCATCAGTCCATTCACCCTTCGATACCTCATTCAATTCGCCGCCGATGCGTATGTAGCGAACAAGACTGGTGGGCCTCCGCCCCATCTTGGTAAGGGTATTGGCCTGGCCTTTGGCATCACACTGATGCAAATCACCCAGAGTTTGGGAACGAACCACTACATCTACCGAGGCATGACAGTTGGTGGTCAGAGCAGAGGAGTTTTGATTGGGCTTATCTACGAGAAGTCGTTGGTCATCTCTGGCCGCGCCAAAGCCGAGGGTGCTTTACAGAGCAACGCGCCTGGTGCAAAAGACGATGCTGAAgataagaagaaggccaagaaagcCAAAAAGGCGAAACCGGATGCGTCAGATGGTACAGGCTGGGGAAACGGTCGCATCACTGCTCTACAGAGTGTTGATACGTATCGTGTCGATCAGGCATCTGCTCTCTTCCATATGGTGTGGACGTCTCCTATCTTATGTCTCCTCACTCTAGCACTCCTGCTCGTCAATATTACCTACAGCGCCCTGGCCGGTTACGGTTTGCTTGTTATTGGAATGCCGTTCTTGACGAAAGCCATTCGAAGTTTGTTTCACCGGCGACGAGCGATCAATCTAATTACCGATCAACGTGTGTCTCTTACCCAGGAAATTCTGCAGTCAGTCCGCTTTGTCAAGTTTTTTGGATGGGAGAAGGCTTTCCTCGAACGTCTCGGTGATTTCAGAAATAAGGAAATCCACGCCATTCAGATCTTGCTTGCCATTCGAAACGCACTCAATGCCGTCAGCATGTCACTCCCCATCTTCGCCTCCATGCTGTCCTTCATCTGCTACTCCCTCACGCATAGCGGTCTTACGGCTGCGGAGGTTTTCTCCTCACTGGCTTTGTTCAACGGTCTCAGAATTCCTCTGAATTTGTTGCCTATGGTTCTGGGTCAGGTAATTGATGCGTGGGGCTCTGTTCAGCGAATTCAAGAGTTTCTGCTTCAGGAAGAGATGGTCGAAGATATGACAATCGACACCACAGGTGATGATGCGATCCGACTGGAACGCGCCTCTTTTACTTGGGAAAAGTCCCACAAGGAAGAGTCTGAGAAGAgcgagaaggacaagaagcacACCCAGGCTCAAACCCCTCAGCACGAACCTTCGGGTGATGACACAAGCACTTTGGTCGAGGAGCGAGAGCCTTTCAAGCTTCAAGATCTCAGCTTTGAGGTAAAGAGGAACGAGCTTGTTGCTGTCATCGGATCAGTTGGTAGTGGGAAGAGTTCTCTGCTATCTGCACTCGCTGGCGATATGAGGAAGACAGATGGCCACGTTACCTTCGGTGCGTCTAGAGCCTTCTGTCCTCAATATGCTTGGATTCAGAACACAactctcaagaacaacatcatATTTGGTAAAGACATGGACAAGAATTGGTACAAAGAAGTCATTCAAGC CTGCGCGCTCCAGGCAGATCTCGATATGCTTCCCAATGGCGATATGACGGAAATCGGCGAACGTGGTATTACCATCTCTGGAGGTCAGAAGCAGCGTCTCAATATCGCCCGAGCGATCTACTTCGACGCCGATATCGTTCTTATGGACGACCCCCTCAGCGCTGTTGACGCTCATGTTGGCCGTCATATCTTCGATAACGCcattcttggtctcctcAAGGATAAGTGTCGCATCCTTGCCACCCACCAGCTCTGGGTACTCAGCCGCTGTGATCGCATCATTTGGATGGAGAACGGCAAGATTCAAGCTGTCGATACGTTCGAGAAACTCATGAAGGACCATAAAGGATTCCAGTCTCTGATGGAGACAACTGCCGTTGAGGAAAAGCGAGAAGAGGCCACCAAACCCGACGATGGCGAACAACCCACGGCGgacgagaaaaagaagaagaagaaggagggggCTGCCTTGATGacccaagaagaaaaggccagTTCGAGTGTCTCGTGGTCTGTCTACGCTGCCTATGTCAGGGCATCTGGTTCCATATTGAACGCTCCGCTGGTGCTATTCCTCCTGATTGTCTCTCAGGGAGCCAATATCGTGACAAGTCTTTGGTTGTCATATTGGACTTCGAACAAGTTCAACCTCTCTACGGGTGTCTACATCGCGATCTACGCAGCACTTGGTGTCGTGCAGGCTCTCCTCATGTTCGCCTTCTCTGTGGTCCTGTCCATCTTGGGAACGAAATCAAGTAAAGTCATGCTTAGGATCGCTGTTACTCGCGTCCTTCGTGCACCTATGTCCTTCTTTGATACGACACCACTTGGACGCATCACGAACCGCTTTTCACGGGACGTTGATGTTATGGACAACAATCTTTCAGACGCACTTCGCATGTTTCTGTTGACCATGGGTATGATCACATCTGTGTTCATACTCATCATTGCGTTCTACTACTATTTTGTGATCGCCTTGGTCCCCCTGTACATTGCATTTGTCACAGCAGCGATGTACTACCGTGCTTCGGCACGAGAGGTCAAGCGTTTCGAATCCGTCCTCAGATCGCAcgtctttgccaagtttggcGAGGGCCTCACAGGTGTTGCGTCAATTCGAGCCTACGGGCTGCAGGATCGCTTCATTAACGAATTGCGTGAATCCATCGACAACATGAACGGCGCTTACTACATCACCTTCGCTAATCAGCGATGGCTCTCAATGCGTATCGATCTCATCGGTGTacttcttgtctttgtgaCAGCCATCCTTGTTGTTACGTCCCGTTTCTCGATCAATCCTTCCACTGGTGGCCTTGTTCTGAGTTACATCCTCTCGATTGTTGGCATGATGCAATTTTCTGTCCGCCAACTTGCTGAAGTCGAAAATGCTATGAATGCCGTGGAGAGACTTTACTACTATGGTACTGaacttgaggaggaggctccTTCACATACCGTCGAAGTTCGGAAAACGTGGCCCGAGAAGGGTGAGATTGTCTTCGATAACGTCGAGATGCGATATCGTGCTGGCCTCCCACTTGTCCTTTCAGGATTGACGATGCATGTCAGGGGCGGCGAGCGCATCGGTATCGTTGGGCGTACTGGTGCTGGAAAGAGTTCTATCATGAGCACTTTGTTCCGTCTCGTTGAGATTTCTGGCGGCAAGATTACCATCGATGGCCTCGATATTTCCACCCTTGGACTTCACGATCTCCGATCCCGACTCGCAATTATTCCACAGGATCCCACTCTCTTCCGAGGAACTGTCCGCAGCAACCTCGATCCTTTCCATGAACATACTGATCTCGCACTGTGGTCTGCTCTTCGCCAAGCGGATCTTGTTCCTGCCAACGCTGCATCGCCCGAAGAAGCACGCCGTACAAACGATCCCTCACGTATACATCTAGACACCCCTGTCGAGGTAGACGGCCTCAACTTCTCACTTGGCCAAAGACAGCTCATGGCACTCGCACGAGCTCTTGTCCGAGGCGCCCAGATCATCGTTTGCGACGAGGCCACTTCCTCGGTGGATATGGAGACAGACGATAAGATCCAGGCTACCATGGCAGTTGGTTTCCGCGGCAAAACACTTCTGTGCATCGCTCATCGACTGCGAACCATCATTGGCTACGATCGCATCTGTGTCATGGATGCAGGACGTATCGCTGAGCTTGATACACCGATGGAACTGTGGAAAAGAGGCGGTATCTTTCGCAGCATGTGTGATCGCAGTGGTATCAGGGTTGAAGATATACATGGTGCGAAAGAAGAAATGGGTCTGGTGATAGGAGAAAGCAGCCAACAGTGA
- a CDS encoding hypothetical protein (EggNog:ENOG41~BUSCO:EOG09264HU0) — protein MAADQVREGVFAINKPCGQSSAQVIRECQQAFNPSSFFKPLIDSEVAKRISESGKEFARRKLIKKASQVKIGHGGTLDPLATGVLILGIGSATKSLPQFLECTKTYETIVVFGAATDTYDRVGRILTKRPYEHITREKVEKELETFRGRQMQIPPLYSALKMNGKPLYEYAREGKPIPRQIEGREVEVKDIELVEWYEPGKHNHRWPTEEAEAAERNLAEQVWRVKKQQETNKKLSPEEKQQDDKAIAAHESFKRSFEERQDALIKDAPSKRSRKSKEPPMMSGALGQLPQPTYSNKGSNLVPESPDTSTPPPWSDQGPPAVKVRLTVTSGFYVRSFCHDLGAKLDSAALMAELARTRQSDFEVGNDNCLEYEDLAKGEEVWGPQVARMLESWSKNKPQAPAGNKSNKKKTESKGNSSPKWKQDKQQTPSKGEKRRRSNSPDEKESPPRKSIALESQESSKPVKEPKSETPKSETAIRSEDEKSWNGIED, from the exons AGGCGTCTTTG CCATCAACAAGCCTTGCGGCCAAAGCTCAGCGCAAGTCATTCGCGAATGCCAGCAAGCATTCAATCCCTCtagcttcttcaagccattgATCGATTCCGAGGTCGCAAAGCGCATTAGCGAATCCGGCAAAGAGTTCGCCCGtcgcaagctcatcaagaaagCTTCGCAGGTCAAGATTGGCCATGGAGGAACCTTGGATCCTCTTGCTACGGGTGTTCTCATCCTGGGCATTGGATCAGCCACCAAGTCTCTTCCCCAGTTTCTGGAATGCACCAAGACGTACGAGACCATTGTCGTATTTGGCGCCGCGACCGATACCTACGACCGAGTAGGTCGCATTCTGACCAAGCGGCCATATGAGCATATCACTCGCGAAAAAGTTGAGAAGGAGCTCGAAACGTTCAGGGGCCGTCAGATGCAGATCCCGCCCCTATACTCTGCCTTGAAGATGAACGGGAAGCCTCTGTATGAGTATGCGCGCGAAGGCAAGCCCATTCCACGACAGATTGAGGGTCGAGAAGTCGAGGTTAAGGACATCGAGCTGGTGGAATGGTATGAGCCTGGGAAGCACAATCACCGATGGCCAACCgaggaagctgaggctgcAGAGCGCAACCTGGCGGAGCAGGTCTGGAGGGTTAAGAAGCAACAGGAGACCAACAAGAAGTTGAGCCCAGAGGAGAAGCAACAGGACGATAAAGCGATAGCGGCGCACGAATCGTTCAAGCGCAGCTTTGAGGAGCGTCAGGATGCGCTTATCAAAGATGCACCATCGAAGCGATCACGGAAGTCCAAAGAGCCTCCCATGATGTCTGGCGCTCTTGGACAGCTACCACAGCCGACATACTCTAATAAGGGCTCGAACCTGGTTCCAGAGTCGCCCGATACAAGCACACCTCCCCCATGGAGTGACCAAGGACCTCCCGCCGTGAAGGTCCGGTTAACTGTAACATCTGGATTCTACGTCAGGAGTTTCTGCCATGACCTAGGGGCCAAGCTAGATTCAGCTGCTCTTATGGCAGAGCTTGCTCGGACACGCCAGAGCGATTTCGAAGTCGGAAACGACAACTGTCTCGAATACGAGGATCTGGCCAAGGGTGAAGAGGTTTGGGGGCCTCAAGTTGCTCGTATGCTCGAGAGTTGGAGCAAGAACAAGCCACAAGCACCCGCTGGTAACAAGTCGAATAAGAAGAAGACTGAGTCGAAGGGCAATAGCTCACCTAAATGGAAACAAGACAAGCAACAAACTCCCAGCAAGGGAGAGAAGCGAAGACGATCGAATTCTCCAGACGAGAAAGAATCGCCGCCTCGAAAGTCGATAGCTCTTGAGTCCCAGGAGTCCTCCAAGCCTGTGAAGGAACCCAAGTCAGAGACGCCAAAGTCAGAAACCGCAATTAggtctgaggatgagaaatCATGGAACGGCATTGAGGACTGA